The Dehalogenimonas sp. 4OHTPN genome window below encodes:
- a CDS encoding FAD:protein FMN transferase, which yields MNKPLSRRDFVRLSAVGAGVIALGGLGVRELIQAGAAREVSETRALLGTFISIKIIETEEAPAKAAIADSFAEIERLSAILSRHDPASELSILNRAGFIESASPELLGVVQKAGAFAEITGGAFDVSVLPLLDLYAMSFADGGSPPVERDIQAAREKVGHSLIEINGRRVSLAAPGMGITLDGIAKGFVVDQAAALLRARGLTQVLVEAGGDMALRGMREDGQPWKIGLTHPRAMAGYYEVFSTSNDCLATSGDYENAFTPDYSWHHIIDPRIGHSPREVASATVIGPDTTYADAMATAAMVLGVSDSLALFEKLPGVQALLIDKNMKSHVTSGFYNLARAAAS from the coding sequence ATGAACAAGCCGCTTTCCCGACGGGATTTTGTACGCCTCAGCGCCGTCGGCGCCGGGGTGATCGCCCTGGGCGGTCTCGGCGTCAGGGAACTGATTCAAGCCGGCGCCGCCCGGGAGGTCAGCGAAACCAGGGCTCTCCTGGGTACCTTCATCAGCATAAAAATCATCGAAACCGAAGAGGCTCCGGCCAAAGCGGCCATCGCCGATTCTTTCGCCGAAATCGAGCGGCTCTCGGCCATCCTGTCCCGCCATGACCCGGCCAGCGAGCTTTCTATCCTCAACCGTGCCGGATTCATCGAATCAGCCTCTCCGGAACTGCTGGGAGTGGTGCAGAAAGCAGGCGCCTTCGCCGAAATTACCGGCGGAGCCTTCGACGTTTCCGTGCTGCCCCTGCTGGATCTGTATGCCATGAGTTTCGCCGACGGCGGCAGCCCGCCCGTCGAGCGAGATATTCAGGCAGCCAGAGAGAAGGTGGGGCACTCTCTGATAGAAATTAACGGCCGCCGCGTATCACTGGCGGCGCCGGGCATGGGCATCACCCTTGACGGCATCGCCAAGGGCTTTGTCGTCGACCAGGCTGCCGCCCTGCTGCGCGCCCGCGGCTTGACCCAGGTGCTGGTTGAAGCCGGCGGCGATATGGCTCTCCGGGGCATGAGGGAGGACGGCCAGCCCTGGAAGATCGGTCTGACCCATCCCAGGGCGATGGCCGGCTACTATGAGGTATTTTCGACGTCCAACGATTGCCTGGCGACATCCGGGGATTACGAAAACGCCTTCACCCCTGATTATTCCTGGCACCATATCATAGATCCCCGGATAGGGCACTCACCCAGAGAGGTGGCTTCGGCCACGGTGATCGGGCCTGACACGACCTACGCCGATGCTATGGCCACCGCCGCAATGGTGCTTGGCGTTTCCGATTCGCTGGCGCTGTTTGAAAAACTGCCGGGAGTGCAGGCGCTGCTGATCGATAAAAACATGAAGAGCCATGTTACCAGCGGCTTCTATAACCTGGCCAGGGCAGCCGCGTCCTGA
- a CDS encoding FAD-dependent oxidoreductase translates to MAKNDRKNVPVVPAEAVGRRLKNFGAHEEFKWSEVKCTACARCSRACPVEAITVSRTDTLKKRLRAAPCSQACPAGLDVSRYVRFIAEGKYDEAAAVIRERAPFPYVLGHICKRPCESKCQRGEYEGSLQIRALKRIAAENDKGLWRKNLKIAPLTGKQAAVIGSGPAGLSAAYFLTLLGHKVTVFEALPDKGGKMLSSIPEYQLPKTVMRQEIEIIESLGVDIRTGSRVDSVENLFKQGFDTAVLAIGVLGWGKSLKLPIPGSGDEGVIDGEGIMDADWQQILEVGKPAKLARRINILGGGSLAFRIALAAARAGAKEVHIFGQEHIGGREADSWEVDEALAEGVVVHSSSLFYRVTSENGKVTGVTGQKIRAFGYDRDGKLHWDPLPGTEEDYPADKVISALGKSGDRPAGDLEVCRDGVFAIGDAVNEQRSVIESIAAGRWAASMADKYLGGGGNLDQSLAPPESAGALTPIREVKKRQPSPVEVKHVRIADGSLAASEQTLTAGPAMADAARCLKCDLSYDLSDYQLDARACVFCGRCIESCMWNAIVPGGGYASARKRAEEAETKDQAARRKLLANVLTILVAAGAVLVAAVVLLKAFE, encoded by the coding sequence TTGGCTAAAAATGACAGAAAAAACGTCCCGGTAGTCCCGGCTGAGGCTGTTGGACGCAGGCTCAAGAACTTCGGCGCCCACGAAGAGTTCAAATGGTCCGAGGTCAAGTGTACCGCCTGCGCCCGCTGCAGCCGCGCCTGCCCGGTGGAAGCCATCACCGTCAGCCGTACCGACACTCTTAAAAAGCGGCTGCGCGCCGCTCCCTGCTCCCAGGCGTGCCCCGCCGGCCTCGACGTCTCCCGTTACGTCCGTTTCATCGCCGAAGGCAAGTACGATGAAGCCGCCGCGGTGATTCGGGAGCGGGCGCCGTTCCCTTACGTACTGGGGCATATCTGCAAACGTCCCTGCGAATCCAAATGCCAGCGCGGCGAATATGAAGGCTCACTCCAGATCCGGGCTTTGAAGCGCATCGCCGCCGAGAACGATAAAGGCTTGTGGCGGAAAAACCTGAAAATCGCCCCGCTGACCGGTAAACAAGCCGCCGTCATCGGCTCTGGCCCGGCAGGCCTGTCAGCCGCCTATTTTCTGACGCTGCTCGGTCATAAAGTCACTGTCTTTGAAGCTTTGCCGGACAAGGGCGGCAAGATGCTTTCCAGCATTCCCGAATACCAGCTGCCCAAGACGGTGATGCGTCAGGAAATCGAGATTATCGAAAGCCTTGGCGTGGACATCCGCACCGGAAGCCGAGTCGATTCCGTTGAAAACCTCTTCAAGCAGGGCTTCGACACCGCGGTGCTGGCCATCGGCGTCCTCGGCTGGGGCAAGTCTTTGAAACTGCCCATTCCCGGCTCCGGCGACGAAGGCGTCATTGATGGCGAAGGTATCATGGACGCTGATTGGCAGCAGATTCTGGAGGTCGGCAAACCCGCCAAATTAGCCCGGCGGATAAACATCCTCGGCGGCGGCAGCTTGGCTTTCCGAATTGCCTTGGCCGCAGCCCGCGCCGGCGCCAAAGAAGTTCATATTTTCGGCCAGGAACATATCGGCGGCCGGGAAGCCGATTCGTGGGAAGTTGATGAGGCGCTGGCCGAAGGTGTTGTCGTCCATTCCTCGTCTCTGTTTTATCGAGTCACCAGTGAAAATGGCAAAGTCACCGGCGTGACGGGCCAGAAGATCAGAGCTTTCGGATACGACCGGGACGGCAAACTGCACTGGGACCCGCTGCCGGGCACCGAGGAGGATTACCCGGCTGACAAGGTTATCTCAGCCCTGGGCAAATCCGGCGACCGGCCTGCCGGCGACCTTGAGGTCTGCCGGGACGGCGTTTTTGCTATCGGCGACGCCGTGAATGAGCAGCGCTCGGTGATAGAATCAATCGCCGCCGGCCGCTGGGCGGCATCCATGGCGGATAAATACCTGGGCGGCGGCGGCAACCTGGACCAGTCGCTGGCGCCGCCGGAATCGGCCGGGGCGCTGACCCCGATCCGGGAGGTGAAAAAGCGGCAGCCGTCACCGGTTGAAGTCAAGCACGTGCGCATTGCCGACGGTTCGCTGGCCGCTTCGGAACAGACATTGACCGCCGGGCCGGCAATGGCGGATGCCGCCCGCTGCTTGAAATGCGACCTCTCCTACGATCTGAGTGATTACCAGCTGGATGCCCGCGCCTGCGTTTTCTGCGGCCGCTGCATCGAAAGCTGCATGTGGAATGCCATCGTGCCCGGCGGCGGCTACGCCTCAGCCCGGAAACGCGCCGAAGAGGCCGAAACGAAAGACCAGGCTGCCCGCCGCAAACTCCTGGCAAATGTGCTTACCATCCTGGTTGCCGCCGGAGCGGTGCTGGTCGCCGCCGTGGTGTTGCTCAAGGCGTTTGAGTAG
- a CDS encoding FMN-binding protein: protein MTQGSFWQLHGKKVLIIGAVVSLLGAWAFGQLNIKTDVDSYLPEVMPEAASFELITSKAADGQYLYSAANGAGPIGYVTAGEGQGYGGPIIVLVAWTLDGTITNIQVPQHEETPAWYNRLYTAQYFAQYIGREFFDPFTLDEDINAASGATRSSHGVAEGVYEGRLLLAEHLGQPFVGPKQPIQLGAPEIVLLLGLALVVVFRMVPGLRQKRWPRYVMLVYGLVFFGIWLSAMLSLINFLVFPIGFAPSPATNPLLYIMVFGILGLAVIFGKNFWCFWVCPYCALQEGAHFLGGSQVRPVSRRQLLLRNARYVILWALVMFVFISRQPQISVIEPWNTVFSLEGNLSQWLLVIATLGVSLFIYDFWCHFLCPVGATMDIVLKIRTWTVNAIGRFTAR from the coding sequence TTGACACAAGGCAGTTTCTGGCAGCTCCACGGTAAAAAAGTCCTTATTATCGGTGCCGTCGTCAGTCTGCTGGGAGCCTGGGCCTTCGGCCAGCTTAACATCAAGACCGATGTTGACAGCTACCTGCCGGAGGTGATGCCGGAAGCCGCCAGCTTTGAGCTCATCACCAGTAAAGCCGCTGACGGGCAATACCTGTACTCCGCCGCCAACGGCGCCGGCCCAATCGGCTACGTTACCGCCGGAGAGGGGCAGGGCTACGGCGGTCCGATCATCGTCCTGGTCGCCTGGACACTGGACGGTACAATCACCAATATCCAGGTTCCCCAGCATGAGGAAACCCCGGCCTGGTACAACCGCCTCTACACCGCCCAGTATTTTGCTCAATATATCGGGCGGGAGTTTTTTGACCCGTTCACCCTCGACGAGGACATCAACGCCGCCTCCGGGGCCACCCGCTCCTCCCACGGCGTCGCCGAGGGCGTTTATGAAGGCCGCCTGCTGCTGGCGGAGCACCTCGGCCAGCCGTTTGTCGGGCCCAAGCAGCCAATCCAGCTCGGCGCCCCGGAAATAGTCCTGCTTCTGGGACTGGCACTGGTCGTCGTCTTCAGGATGGTGCCGGGGCTGCGGCAGAAACGCTGGCCCCGCTATGTCATGCTGGTCTACGGGTTGGTGTTTTTCGGCATCTGGCTCTCGGCGATGCTGTCGCTGATTAACTTCCTCGTCTTCCCCATCGGGTTCGCCCCTTCGCCGGCTACCAACCCGCTGCTGTACATCATGGTCTTCGGCATCCTGGGTCTGGCCGTCATATTCGGCAAGAATTTCTGGTGCTTCTGGGTCTGCCCCTACTGCGCTCTCCAGGAAGGCGCCCATTTCCTGGGCGGCAGCCAGGTGCGGCCGGTCTCCCGGCGCCAGCTGCTGCTCCGTAACGCCCGCTATGTCATCCTCTGGGCGCTGGTGATGTTTGTTTTCATCTCCCGCCAGCCGCAGATATCGGTCATCGAGCCATGGAATACCGTTTTCAGCCTTGAAGGCAACCTGTCGCAGTGGCTGCTGGTGATCGCCACCCTGGGCGTCAGCCTTTTCATCTATGACTTCTGGTGTCATTTCCTGTGCCCGGTAGGCGCCACCATGGACATCGTGCTTAAAATCCGCACCTGGACGGTCAACGCCATCGGACGGTTCACCGCCCGCTGA
- a CDS encoding reductive dehalogenase produces the protein MSKFHGTLSRREFMKGLGIAGAGLGAASMVAPAFNDLDAMVASKAGPLQKYPWYVKIRDQYDFTAPHDWSRATRTDQRHTLQCSWQGTPEIDAWLDDRDGAGQAKKQQDEKAAYDKRGLQDPKGWLGIRNVAFKTFMNKNSNEDTPYGFLPPKTTTPEQRGIAKWQGTPEENSRMIKAALNMWGACDVVFHELDDVTRNFIFTNDFHDGKPYVWEDVPVGYETGDTAATKSPRAGKRVLANSAKWVINYSLQMSNDSIDNGLSDRRYGHGRTMQRQIQGMLAALGYQAYGPLDYTNNFSENVAFAVLGGTSEILRSYISGSPIYGSSLGVAAGIVTDLPLEPTFPIDAGMRRFCFDCMKCAELCPGGAISRNGGGPNAPIVREPSWEGIGPWNRWANRTAFDAKHPELGKVDNKNGYQGVNESGFYEHWWFSPADCNRSVGINMCGSFGCGTRCVFGRGTEAIIHEVVKGVLSSTSIFNGFFRDMDEVFGYPMYNYGIDGEGVPEQLERFWSLQTNTPIYGVDTTRGGQRGM, from the coding sequence ATGAGCAAGTTCCATGGTACCTTAAGTCGCCGCGAATTCATGAAAGGCCTTGGCATTGCCGGCGCCGGGCTGGGAGCCGCAAGCATGGTAGCCCCCGCGTTTAACGACCTTGACGCAATGGTCGCTTCCAAAGCGGGTCCGCTTCAGAAGTATCCCTGGTATGTGAAAATCCGCGATCAATATGACTTCACTGCTCCCCATGATTGGAGCAGAGCTACCAGAACCGACCAGCGCCACACCCTCCAGTGTTCCTGGCAGGGCACGCCTGAAATTGATGCCTGGTTAGATGACCGCGATGGTGCAGGTCAAGCCAAGAAGCAGCAGGACGAGAAAGCGGCTTATGATAAGAGAGGCTTGCAGGATCCCAAGGGCTGGCTTGGAATCCGGAACGTTGCTTTCAAGACCTTCATGAATAAGAATAGCAACGAAGATACCCCATATGGCTTTTTACCCCCCAAGACCACCACTCCTGAACAGCGCGGCATCGCCAAATGGCAGGGTACCCCGGAAGAAAACTCCCGGATGATCAAAGCCGCCCTGAACATGTGGGGCGCCTGCGATGTGGTGTTCCACGAGTTGGACGATGTAACCCGCAATTTTATCTTTACGAACGATTTCCACGACGGCAAGCCCTACGTCTGGGAAGATGTACCGGTCGGATATGAGACTGGTGATACTGCCGCCACCAAGAGTCCCCGCGCCGGCAAACGCGTCCTGGCCAATTCTGCAAAATGGGTCATCAACTACTCTCTGCAGATGAGCAACGACTCTATCGACAACGGCCTTAGCGACCGGCGATATGGTCACGGTCGAACTATGCAGCGCCAGATCCAAGGTATGTTGGCAGCGTTAGGCTATCAGGCATACGGTCCGTTGGACTATACCAACAACTTCTCCGAAAACGTGGCTTTTGCCGTGCTTGGCGGTACGAGTGAAATCCTTCGAAGCTACATTTCCGGTTCGCCTATTTATGGATCTTCGCTCGGAGTCGCTGCCGGAATTGTTACTGATCTCCCTCTAGAACCGACATTCCCGATTGATGCTGGCATGAGGCGCTTCTGCTTTGATTGTATGAAGTGCGCCGAACTCTGCCCTGGCGGCGCTATCAGCCGCAACGGCGGCGGTCCCAACGCACCGATCGTCCGCGAGCCGAGCTGGGAGGGCATTGGTCCGTGGAACCGCTGGGCTAACCGTACAGCCTTTGATGCAAAACACCCTGAGTTGGGCAAAGTTGATAACAAGAACGGATACCAGGGCGTCAATGAATCTGGCTTCTATGAGCACTGGTGGTTCAGCCCGGCAGATTGCAACCGCAGTGTCGGTATCAATATGTGCGGTTCATTCGGCTGCGGTACCCGATGCGTCTTTGGACGCGGCACTGAAGCTATTATTCATGAAGTGGTTAAAGGCGTATTATCCTCAACCTCCATTTTCAATGGCTTCTTCCGAGACATGGACGAAGTCTTTGGGTATCCGATGTACAACTATGGTATCGATGGCGAGGGCGTACCGGAGCAACTAGAGAGGTTCTGGAGCCTCCAAACCAATACCCCCATTTACGGCGTCGATACTACCCGCGGCGGCCAGCGCGGAATGTAA
- a CDS encoding radical SAM protein: MVNLVIARSCTNTCPYCFEVSEREKGKQNLISAENAVKVAEWARRANLAALSFLGGEPFLHPELGKMVRLFRKASPNTNLRVLTGGVFNKDLLETLSPHDVGLVFNVNEPRDYQNPKHFNKVIRNIELAISRGFNVVLGFNVWRLDFDTGFMPGLAARLARTKFCWTVANPIKDHRSNVVSREEYARLADRCFEMLRIASGYGLEAMLDCPVPPCFFKDSQLGWIAQYHPKTVANLGVCNPIMDITPELEVIRCFALSGMPRIKLVDFNNEREIREWFVKNVDDRLLQGGCFDECASCVHFSAGRCYGGCLAWHSQVGDAGAKPLALQLIENMAQALENENPELAIEYYSKATNWIKTDIAKYSAAVAASELGHWRRVLAFATEADQMTANREMKEELRKLLADLPSEVFDQSVSGDPRMLSYVNCPQPSTVGTTPAPPAC, translated from the coding sequence ATTGTGAATTTAGTAATCGCCAGGTCATGCACCAATACCTGCCCGTATTGTTTTGAGGTGTCCGAACGGGAAAAAGGAAAACAGAATCTGATCTCGGCGGAGAACGCAGTCAAAGTCGCAGAGTGGGCAAGGCGTGCCAATCTGGCGGCTCTTTCTTTCCTTGGCGGAGAACCATTTCTTCACCCGGAGCTGGGTAAAATGGTACGGCTGTTTCGGAAGGCCAGCCCGAATACAAATCTCAGGGTCCTGACCGGCGGCGTGTTTAACAAGGACCTTTTGGAAACACTTTCTCCACATGATGTGGGTTTAGTCTTCAATGTCAATGAACCGCGTGACTATCAGAATCCGAAGCATTTCAATAAGGTCATCAGAAATATCGAGCTGGCCATCAGCCGCGGTTTCAATGTTGTATTGGGATTCAATGTTTGGCGCCTGGATTTCGATACCGGTTTTATGCCTGGACTGGCGGCCCGCCTGGCGCGGACGAAATTTTGTTGGACAGTCGCCAATCCGATCAAAGACCATCGGTCGAACGTCGTCAGCCGCGAAGAGTATGCACGGCTGGCTGATCGGTGCTTCGAAATGCTGCGGATTGCGTCGGGATATGGATTAGAGGCAATGCTCGACTGCCCGGTCCCGCCCTGCTTCTTCAAGGACTCGCAGCTTGGCTGGATTGCCCAATACCACCCTAAAACGGTGGCGAATCTTGGCGTCTGCAATCCGATCATGGATATTACGCCGGAACTTGAGGTGATCCGGTGTTTTGCCCTTTCCGGGATGCCGCGGATAAAGCTGGTTGATTTCAACAACGAACGTGAGATTCGGGAATGGTTTGTTAAGAATGTGGATGACAGGCTTCTTCAAGGCGGATGCTTTGATGAATGCGCTTCCTGCGTGCACTTTTCCGCCGGCCGGTGCTACGGAGGCTGTCTGGCATGGCATTCGCAAGTCGGCGACGCCGGCGCGAAACCCTTAGCCCTGCAACTTATTGAAAATATGGCTCAGGCTTTGGAGAATGAAAATCCCGAACTGGCGATTGAGTACTACTCAAAAGCAACCAACTGGATAAAAACTGATATCGCCAAGTACTCCGCAGCCGTAGCCGCCTCTGAATTGGGTCACTGGCGGCGCGTTCTTGCCTTTGCTACCGAAGCTGACCAGATGACCGCGAACCGCGAGATGAAAGAAGAACTTCGCAAGCTCTTGGCGGACCTGCCATCAGAGGTGTTTGACCAGTCAGTATCGGGCGACCCGCGGATGCTATCTTATGTTAATTGTCCGCAACCATCGACCGTTGGCACTACTCCAGCGCCGCCAGCTTGCTGA
- a CDS encoding 4Fe-4S binding protein — protein sequence MPDNFFRRHRSRIIFGLALTLLLGAATYGRASQGLAGYESFLPELAPEASAFNIVRSSGTTVVYQTADASGTATGYITAAEGPGYGGPMHVLVAWTADGVITEVSVPDHHEDLPWWNVLVKRDFFGQYVGRSFTEPIQLFEDIDAMTGSTVSCNGVSIGVRTGRLALAEYLGQPYDGPPDPIRIGWPEILVGAGLLGVVAARTLPGIRRHNWPRVFTLMYGFAVLGVWLSIPLSLTNIAAWLIGYSPHLQTFFVIYIVVFGFIGLAALFGKNYYCFWLCPYVAVQELIHLTFRGKVRPNPTLFKWLKNTRFALLFVALFLVLAMRNPSVSVFEPWNVLFSFKGTPDQWVLMVFALVSAVFIYNFWCHYLCPVGAVLELVIKIRKGIIGLWPGRIKREKLKNAPTPS from the coding sequence GTGCCGGATAATTTCTTCCGGCGGCACCGTTCCCGGATCATTTTCGGCTTAGCTCTGACGCTGCTATTGGGCGCCGCCACTTACGGACGGGCCAGCCAGGGTCTTGCCGGGTACGAAAGTTTCCTACCTGAGCTGGCGCCGGAGGCCTCCGCCTTCAACATCGTCCGGTCTTCAGGCACCACTGTGGTTTACCAGACCGCCGACGCTTCAGGGACCGCCACCGGTTACATCACCGCCGCCGAAGGGCCCGGCTACGGCGGCCCGATGCACGTCCTGGTCGCCTGGACGGCCGACGGCGTGATTACCGAGGTTAGTGTCCCGGACCACCATGAAGACCTGCCGTGGTGGAATGTCCTGGTAAAGAGGGATTTCTTCGGCCAGTACGTCGGGCGCAGCTTTACCGAACCCATCCAGTTGTTCGAAGACATCGACGCCATGACGGGTTCGACCGTATCCTGCAACGGCGTCTCCATCGGGGTACGCACCGGGCGGCTGGCGCTGGCGGAATACCTGGGGCAGCCTTACGACGGGCCGCCTGATCCGATTCGCATCGGCTGGCCGGAAATCCTGGTCGGCGCGGGACTGCTGGGAGTAGTAGCCGCCCGCACGCTGCCCGGCATCCGCCGCCACAACTGGCCGAGGGTTTTCACGTTGATGTACGGCTTCGCTGTACTCGGCGTCTGGTTGTCTATCCCATTGTCGCTGACCAATATCGCCGCCTGGCTGATCGGCTACTCACCTCACCTGCAGACGTTCTTCGTCATTTATATCGTCGTTTTCGGCTTCATCGGCCTGGCGGCTTTATTCGGTAAAAACTACTACTGCTTCTGGTTGTGCCCCTACGTCGCCGTCCAGGAGTTGATCCATCTGACGTTCCGGGGCAAAGTGCGTCCCAATCCCACTTTGTTCAAATGGCTGAAAAATACCCGTTTCGCGCTGCTGTTCGTAGCGCTGTTCCTGGTGCTGGCCATGCGCAACCCGTCGGTTTCGGTGTTTGAACCGTGGAACGTCCTTTTCAGCTTTAAGGGTACCCCTGACCAGTGGGTGTTGATGGTTTTCGCCCTGGTATCGGCGGTCTTTATATATAATTTTTGGTGCCATTACCTGTGCCCGGTGGGGGCGGTTCTGGAACTGGTAATTAAAATTCGCAAGGGGATCATCGGATTATGGCCCGGACGGATCAAAAGGGAAAAGCTCAAAAACGCGCCGACGCCTTCGTAA
- the tatC gene encoding twin-arginine translocase subunit TatC → MINANEKRLPITEHFTEMRQRFLRSILGIVAGTVIAMFFGDQIIEILLAPVPDTLRPNVQAIDTLEYLSVYFRTALTAGLVLSMPWLLYQFFAFLMPAFTAREKRAIFVGFPFIVGLFLAGVAFAYFLALPITIQFLFEFGSDVVNVAPRISTYIDLVLRLLVAIGLAFEMPVILGALSVAGIVTSKWLAGKRKIWFVLAFVISAFITPTLDPITQSLIAAPLIVLYEISIWLTRLIGRRKPSSVTAVA, encoded by the coding sequence ATGATCAACGCTAACGAAAAACGCCTGCCCATCACCGAACACTTCACCGAGATGCGGCAGCGCTTCCTCCGCTCCATCCTGGGCATCGTCGCCGGCACCGTCATCGCCATGTTCTTCGGCGATCAGATTATCGAAATCCTGCTGGCCCCCGTCCCCGACACCCTCCGGCCTAATGTCCAGGCCATTGACACGCTGGAGTACTTGAGCGTTTATTTCCGGACGGCCTTGACCGCCGGCCTGGTGCTGTCCATGCCGTGGCTGCTGTACCAATTTTTCGCCTTCCTGATGCCCGCCTTCACGGCGCGAGAGAAACGGGCTATTTTCGTCGGCTTCCCGTTCATCGTCGGCCTGTTCCTGGCCGGTGTGGCCTTCGCCTACTTCCTGGCCCTGCCTATCACCATTCAATTTCTCTTCGAGTTCGGCAGCGACGTGGTTAATGTCGCGCCCCGCATCAGCACCTATATCGACCTGGTGCTGCGGCTGCTGGTAGCCATCGGCCTGGCCTTCGAAATGCCGGTCATCTTGGGCGCCCTGTCTGTTGCCGGCATCGTTACCTCGAAGTGGCTGGCCGGCAAACGCAAGATCTGGTTTGTATTGGCCTTCGTTATCTCCGCCTTCATCACCCCGACGCTGGACCCCATCACCCAGTCGCTCATCGCCGCGCCACTGATTGTCCTCTACGAAATCAGCATCTGGCTGACCAGGCTCATAGGCCGGCGCAAACCGTCATCGGTAACGGCCGTCGCCTGA
- a CDS encoding twin-arginine translocase TatA/TatE family subunit: MNFFGMGTFEIITILVIATLIFGPNKIPEFARKAGEFLRSFRKITGEMTKEFTKAIDSSPTKPPTKK, translated from the coding sequence ATGAATTTCTTCGGCATGGGCACTTTCGAGATCATCACGATCCTCGTGATTGCCACCCTCATTTTCGGGCCTAACAAGATACCTGAATTCGCCCGCAAAGCCGGCGAATTCCTGCGCAGCTTCCGTAAAATCACCGGCGAGATGACCAAGGAGTTCACCAAAGCCATCGACAGCTCGCCGACCAAACCGCCGACCAAAAAATAG
- a CDS encoding twin-arginine translocase TatA/TatE family subunit translates to MRFGPLEIIIIIAIVLIITGAAFAPSLGRNLGKGVKQLRQAVGGDDKKTKVIKTLSDDATAVEVKRRVAEQKGSAKSG, encoded by the coding sequence ATGAGATTCGGACCGCTGGAAATCATTATCATCATCGCCATTGTTTTAATCATTACCGGAGCGGCGTTCGCCCCTTCCCTGGGCCGGAACCTGGGCAAGGGCGTAAAACAACTGCGCCAGGCGGTCGGCGGGGATGACAAGAAGACTAAAGTGATAAAAACCCTGTCGGACGACGCGACGGCCGTGGAGGTCAAACGGCGGGTGGCCGAGCAAAAAGGTTCCGCCAAATCCGGTTGA
- the tatA gene encoding twin-arginine translocase TatA/TatE family subunit — translation MPFRLGPLELVIILVIVLLIFGVGKLPQIGKSLGEGLKSFKQGVSEDGEEAAKEKEEEKTEPKAEQSAAAAPKAETGAIDEPAKVSEEDLEAFKKWQAEQSGKSASKTK, via the coding sequence ATGCCCTTCAGACTCGGCCCGTTGGAACTGGTAATCATCCTGGTGATCGTGCTTCTGATCTTCGGTGTCGGCAAGCTGCCGCAGATCGGCAAATCGCTCGGCGAAGGTCTAAAGTCGTTCAAGCAGGGCGTTTCCGAGGATGGTGAAGAAGCCGCCAAGGAAAAGGAAGAGGAAAAGACCGAGCCTAAAGCGGAACAAAGCGCCGCCGCGGCCCCCAAGGCCGAAACCGGCGCCATTGACGAACCGGCCAAAGTCAGCGAGGAAGACCTGGAAGCCTTCAAGAAGTGGCAGGCCGAGCAGTCCGGCAAGAGCGCTTCAAAAACCAAATAG